The region CAGGTTATCGAACCCGGCCTGTTCCGTCACAAAAAGCAAATCAGCCATGGAATCGACCAGTATCCGGTTGATTTCTTCGGGCATTTGGCGGTCGCCGGAGCGCAGACCAGCTTCTACATGGGCCACCCGAACTCCCAGCTGAACGGCCGTAAGCGCACAAGCCAGCGTACTCGTCACATCGCCTACAACCAGCACCCAATCGGGCTGTTCAGCCCGGAGTACCCCTTCGAATTTTTGGATAATCCCGGCCGTCTGTTGGGGTATGGTTCCGGCAGCAACATCCAGGCAGTAGTCTGGTGGAGGTAGATTGAGTTGCCGAACAAAAACGTCGTTTAACCGACCGTCGTAATGTTGACCCGTATGAACGAGTTTCGGGACAACACCCGGTTTTGTCAGCAGGGCACGGTGAAGCGGAGCCACTTTCACAAAATTAGGCCGGGTGCCAATGACACTGATAATCTTCATGGTGTGGGATACACGCGGTTTATCGCGAAAAATTGGCCGTCACGGTAATGACCGTCGTTGTCTCCAGTGCTTCCCTGGTTTTGAGCATGAGCCAGCCCGTCTCCCGGATCATTGCCACCGTTTCATGCTTTGACTTATCCCCCCGCATTAAGTAACTATCAAGAATAGACCGCCGGTGTCCGTGATCCCGAAACCATAATCGCCGGTGACACACAACGGGGCCAATATCCAGCCGTAAACGCTGGAAGTCGGTCAATTGGGCCAGCAGATTCCCTTTATGGACATTCAGCGTTTCCCGAACCCCCTCAAACGTGTGCCCTTTCGCCGAAAAAGTGATGGTTGCGATGGAGCCATCACCAAACAGATAAGACACACTAATGTCGCAGTCGGACCGCTGGGCACGCGTCGGGATAATCTGAACGGGATAGCGGCTGGCGACCGGAATCAACCGTAATGTAAAGTCAATCCAGTGGCACAGATTGCCCAGAATTCGCCCGCCTTCTTCCTCCGCAAAATACCAGTGGCCGGGGGTAATGGCGTGGCCTGCAACAAACCAGTTAATCATGGCCGGACCTGCCTGAGCGTCCATTTGCTGTTTAAGCAGCAGACCCAGTGGGCTTTCGGGCCGGTTGAACCCCAACCGAACGCGCCCATTATGCTCGTTAATGGCGGCACAAAGTCGAATCAACTGATCGGCATTGACTACGTGCGGCTTTTCAATATGAACGGCTTTGCCTTTCCGAATGGCAGCAATGGCGTATTCGGCATGTGACGCATGATTCGAGACAATGTAAATCAGGTCGATGTGCGGGTCATTCAGTACATCATCGGCGTTAGTCGTGTAATAATCTGCCTGGTAACGCTGCGCCAGCGAAATTGCTTTGTTCAGATCCGTGTCCATAACGCCCCGGATAACCGCTCCAAAATGTCGACGTACATAATACGCAACATTGGCATAGGCGAATTTCCCGCAGCCAAGTATCCCAACGTGCTTCCTGGTTGGCCCTGCCGGTACCGGCAGCGACGATGTTTGGGAATACACCCTATTCATGTGGTAGTGCGCCCGCACTTTGGCAATCGTTCTGGAGAGACCATACAAGCGTATGTAACGAGCCACTTTCCGAACCCTGACGGGTATACTCTCCCGCGTATAATCCATCACCATACCGATCTATGCTGTGCGCTGGCAGCTTGGTATACATCCGACCAGAGGGCGACATGCGCATGGATCGTGTAATCGATTCGGGCCAGCTGAGCGGCTCTCGCCCGATACCCCGCATACTGGTCAGGCGTCATGGTCAGGAACATCTCGACGGCCTTCTGGAGCGATTCGGCATCGTTCGGGACCCAACGGCCGGTTTGCTTCGTTTCAAGGACTTGCCAGGGGGTATTTGTCGAGGCAATAACGGGGGTTCCCTGCGCCAGCGATTCGATCACTACATTACCAAAATTCTCGGCATGCGATGGCAGAATCAGTACATGGGCATTAGCATAAATATGTTCTTTGACCTTCCCTTGAACAGCGCCGATAAAACACACCTTTGCCGAAAGGCCCAGCCTGTCTACCTGGTCTTTCAGCTTTCGGGTATAGGCTTTGTCGGTATCCGGACCTGCGATTTGCAACGAATAAGAACTTTTGAGAAACACGTCTGATCCGGCGAGAGCCTCCAACAGCCGCTCAATACCTTTTATTGGATGCAATCGTCCCATAAACAGCAGGTAAGGCCGCGCCACGCGTACCACCGGCAGCGGCAGTTCCATCATTGTTCTGAGCTTTGCAACCTGAACACGCGCCCCGAAACGACGCTGGATCTGCCTCACCTCATCCACTGAAGTAGCATGAAACAGCACCCCGGCGCTTACGCACCGAAACAGCAGCAGCAGACACCGCTTCAGATAAGGTCGAAACCGTAATGCCGCCGGGCTCAATTCGCCGTGGGGCGACCACACTACCGGTTTCCCGCGCAACCGACAGGCTATAATCCAAACAAACGAAGCGGGATAAAAAAGGCTGTTCACATGCACGATATCGGCCTTTCGGATGGCTTTCAAACCGTAAAGAATATGCCTGAAAGGCAAATAGAAATGCAGATTTTTGGTATAAATAACCCGGCCGCAGTCCATCGGCAGCCAGCGATTGCGCGGTACTGATTTGTCGATATTCTGCGAAGTAGCCACGATAGATACCTGATGACCCTCCGCCGTTAAGGCCTTTGCCTGCCAGTAGATTGTATTGGCCGAACCGCCGACCTGCGCCGGGTAAAACCAGTCGGCTGACATAACTATTTTCATGAGAACGAAGGCGTTGACCCGTGTGCGAAACTGACGTCATTATATACTTCCCGATAGCGCTGAACGGCTAGGGCGGTAGTAAATCGCCGGGCGTTTTGCCGACCATTGTCTAATAGACGCTGGCGGTAACGGTCGTCCCGGATGAGCCGTAAAACACCCTGGCGAATGGCGTCGGTATCCGTTGGATTAACCAGGTGAGCCGCGTCGGCAGCTACCTCCCGCATGGGCGACCTATCGGATGTAAGAACCACCCGCCCAACGGCATTGGCCTCAAGAATGGGCAGACCAAATCCTTCGTAAGTCGAGACAAAGGTGACAATGTCACAATTCGCATATAGTTGAATGATGTCAGCCCGGCTCAGATCGACATAGTTCCGGTACGTGATGCCGCGCTTGTCGAGTTCACTCAGCAGGTCGGAAGATAGCGGGCCGACCAGAATAAGGGTACAACAGATTCCCTCAATTGCCTTTACTAAACGGGTTACATTTTTATGGGCTGCGGTACCAATCTGTAGCAGAGTGGGCCGGGTATGGCAAAAGGGTTTCTCGCTATGTTTGAACACCGGATCATAGCCATTGGGAATGACCTGTACATGCCGGGCAACACGGCCTACGTAGTGTATCAGCTCCTGCCTGGTTTTTTCCGACACGGCAGTTACAACCCCGGCCCGACGAATGGGTAAGTAGTACCAGAGCAGCCAGAAAACGGCATAGCGAAGCGGACGATGCCGGTTGTGCTCCAGCAGAAAGCAATCGTGAATGGTGAGTATCGTTCGGGACGCGGGTAAGGCAAGGGCGGCATAATGCACATCGCCGGTGATGTGAAAAACGTCGGCGGTGAGCTGCTTCACAAAACGCAGGTTTTGCCAGACCTTACGCACCCCCCGACTGATGTGGGGCAAATGAACAGCCATCGT is a window of Spirosoma linguale DSM 74 DNA encoding:
- a CDS encoding oxidoreductase domain protein (PFAM: oxidoreductase domain protein~KEGG: bra:BRADO7044 oxidoreductase), encoding MARYIRLYGLSRTIAKVRAHYHMNRVYSQTSSLPVPAGPTRKHVGILGCGKFAYANVAYYVRRHFGAVIRGVMDTDLNKAISLAQRYQADYYTTNADDVLNDPHIDLIYIVSNHASHAEYAIAAIRKGKAVHIEKPHVVNADQLIRLCAAINEHNGRVRLGFNRPESPLGLLLKQQMDAQAGPAMINWFVAGHAITPGHWYFAEEEGGRILGNLCHWIDFTLRLIPVASRYPVQIIPTRAQRSDCDISVSYLFGDGSIATITFSAKGHTFEGVRETLNVHKGNLLAQLTDFQRLRLDIGPVVCHRRLWFRDHGHRRSILDSYLMRGDKSKHETVAMIRETGWLMLKTREALETTTVITVTANFSR
- a CDS encoding glycosyl transferase group 1 (PFAM: glycosyl transferase group 1~KEGG: rsp:RSP_4093 glycosyl transferase, group 1), encoding MKIVMSADWFYPAQVGGSANTIYWQAKALTAEGHQVSIVATSQNIDKSVPRNRWLPMDCGRVIYTKNLHFYLPFRHILYGLKAIRKADIVHVNSLFYPASFVWIIACRLRGKPVVWSPHGELSPAALRFRPYLKRCLLLLFRCVSAGVLFHATSVDEVRQIQRRFGARVQVAKLRTMMELPLPVVRVARPYLLFMGRLHPIKGIERLLEALAGSDVFLKSSYSLQIAGPDTDKAYTRKLKDQVDRLGLSAKVCFIGAVQGKVKEHIYANAHVLILPSHAENFGNVVIESLAQGTPVIASTNTPWQVLETKQTGRWVPNDAESLQKAVEMFLTMTPDQYAGYRARAAQLARIDYTIHAHVALWSDVYQAASAQHRSVW
- a CDS encoding glycosyl transferase group 1 (PFAM: glycosyl transferase group 1~KEGG: see:SNSL254_A2265 second mannosyl transferase); translated protein: MTVLYLFRCPGSGYSLEYLFAGIRTEMATCGLQTMAVHLPHISRGVRKVWQNLRFVKQLTADVFHITGDVHYAALALPASRTILTIHDCFLLEHNRHRPLRYAVFWLLWYYLPIRRAGVVTAVSEKTRQELIHYVGRVARHVQVIPNGYDPVFKHSEKPFCHTRPTLLQIGTAAHKNVTRLVKAIEGICCTLILVGPLSSDLLSELDKRGITYRNYVDLSRADIIQLYANCDIVTFVSTYEGFGLPILEANAVGRVVLTSDRSPMREVAADAAHLVNPTDTDAIRQGVLRLIRDDRYRQRLLDNGRQNARRFTTALAVQRYREVYNDVSFAHGSTPSFS